A single genomic interval of Clostridia bacterium harbors:
- a CDS encoding DUF421 domain-containing protein encodes MGIAEVIIQTALAFSAIFLYARLLGKQQVAHLSVFEYITGITFGSIAATLAVQRGAGETVYHFLGLTVFFLLTYMMNHFMILSRPARKLMLGEPTIVIYQGKILENNMKLMNYTLDELMMQLREKGYFDPAKVEYAILESNGGLSVLPKSQYRPVTPLDLNLPTPYEGMATEIVVDGQVVYQNLIQNHRDDAWLLEELRKQGIKDLNEVAFAWLSSDGVLHVDKVKDELGTRPVDPTDIPESSSVTRGKSK; translated from the coding sequence ATGGGCATCGCGGAAGTCATCATCCAGACCGCCCTGGCTTTTTCCGCCATTTTTTTATACGCGCGGCTTTTAGGTAAACAGCAAGTCGCCCATTTATCCGTGTTTGAGTATATTACCGGCATTACCTTCGGCAGCATCGCCGCTACCCTGGCGGTACAAAGGGGTGCCGGGGAAACGGTCTATCATTTTTTGGGTTTGACCGTTTTCTTTCTGCTTACTTACATGATGAATCATTTCATGATCCTGAGCCGGCCCGCCCGGAAGCTGATGCTGGGCGAGCCTACCATTGTCATCTACCAGGGAAAGATCTTGGAAAACAACATGAAACTCATGAATTATACCCTAGATGAATTGATGATGCAGCTCCGGGAGAAAGGATATTTTGATCCCGCCAAAGTGGAGTATGCCATCCTGGAAAGCAACGGCGGCTTAAGCGTGCTGCCTAAGAGCCAGTACCGCCCGGTCACTCCCTTGGATTTAAACCTGCCCACCCCTTATGAGGGGATGGCGACGGAGATTGTGGTGGACGGGCAAGTGGTTTATCAAAACCTCATCCAAAACCACCGGGATGATGCCTGGTTGTTGGAAGAGCTCCGGAAACAAGGTATCAAGGATCTGAATGAAGTGGCCTTTGCCTGGCTCAGTTCCGACGGTGTCCTCCATGTGGATAAAGTAAAAGATGAGCTGGGCACCCGGCCGGTAGACCCCACGGATATACCGGAAAGCTCTTCCGTCACCCGCGGCAAAAGCAAGTAG
- a CDS encoding amino acid ABC transporter permease — protein sequence MHLLNTYITHLTKAAPALLQGALLTIEITALSVLMGTVIGLVVSLCRLSPNRLLARLAAVYVDVIRGTPLLVQVFIIYFGIPKLLSDILQQPVRIAPIAAAIIACSINSGAYVAEIFRAGIQSIEKGQMEAARSLGMTRGQAMRYVILPQAFRRVVPPLGNEFIALMKDTSILSAIGVEELVRKGQLYVAATFQSFPIYIGIALVYLVLTLTISRWVAYTERRLGVKNDQS from the coding sequence TTGCATTTGTTAAATACTTATATCACGCACCTGACCAAGGCTGCTCCCGCGTTACTGCAGGGAGCTCTCTTAACAATTGAAATCACTGCCCTGTCGGTGTTGATGGGCACCGTTATCGGTTTGGTGGTCAGCTTGTGCCGCCTGTCCCCCAACCGGCTTTTAGCCAGGCTGGCCGCGGTCTATGTGGATGTGATTCGCGGGACGCCTCTTTTGGTACAGGTATTCATCATCTATTTCGGCATTCCCAAGCTCTTGAGTGATATCCTGCAGCAGCCGGTGCGTATCGCCCCCATCGCTGCGGCCATTATCGCCTGCAGCATCAACAGCGGGGCCTATGTGGCGGAAATCTTCCGGGCGGGCATCCAGTCCATTGAGAAAGGGCAAATGGAAGCGGCCAGGTCCCTGGGGATGACCCGGGGGCAGGCCATGCGCTACGTGATCTTGCCCCAGGCTTTTCGCCGGGTGGTACCTCCCCTGGGGAATGAGTTTATTGCTCTAATGAAAGATACTTCCATTCTGTCCGCCATCGGGGTGGAGGAGTTGGTCCGCAAGGGACAGCTCTACGTGGCGGCCACATTCCAATCTTTCCCTATTTATATAGGCATTGCGCTGGTTTACCTGGTGTTGACCCTGACCATTTCCCGCTGGGTAGCTTATACGGAAAGGAGGCTGGGGGTGAAAAATGATCAGAGTTGA
- a CDS encoding competence/damage-inducible protein A, with translation MKAHLICSGTELLLGQTLNTNAQYLGQELAKLGIDLHEIVTVGDNLHRLSDAIRRGGEKAGLVLVSGGLGPTEDDLTREALAEALQVPLVYHREAEAVVTRFFQGRSLPVPEVNRKQFCAPPGARILDNPFGTAPGIYYEYGDRIYVLLPGPPRELQPMFEHELLPLLKPLSAGQVILSRVVKVAGLGEPAAEAKIKDLLHSANPTVAPTVKRGEVHFRITAKARGIEEAKQLIRPVEAAIYERLGDYIFGKDEETIEEAVAKLLWDQGLTIAVAESCSGGLLAHRLTNVSGSSAYFQLGTVVYHNRWKEELLDVPGDVLAEKGAVSPETAEAMARGIRAIGGTDIGIGITGIAGPLGGTEEKPVGLVYLGLDFRGQVKVWRENWVGSRWDIKWMTSQWALMKLYQALRQGGIPE, from the coding sequence GTGAAAGCTCATCTCATCTGCAGCGGTACCGAATTGTTGCTGGGACAGACGCTGAATACCAATGCCCAATACCTGGGGCAGGAGCTGGCGAAGCTGGGAATTGATCTCCATGAAATAGTTACGGTGGGGGATAACCTGCACCGGTTAAGTGACGCCATCCGCCGCGGCGGGGAAAAAGCCGGCCTGGTGCTGGTCAGCGGGGGGCTGGGCCCGACGGAGGATGACTTGACCAGGGAAGCCCTGGCGGAAGCACTGCAGGTGCCCCTGGTATATCACCGGGAGGCGGAGGCCGTGGTGACCAGGTTCTTCCAGGGCCGGAGCCTGCCGGTACCGGAAGTGAACCGGAAGCAGTTTTGCGCCCCGCCGGGGGCCAGGATTCTAGACAATCCTTTCGGCACTGCCCCCGGTATCTATTACGAGTACGGGGACCGCATTTACGTGCTCCTGCCGGGACCGCCCCGGGAATTGCAGCCCATGTTTGAGCACGAACTGCTGCCCTTGCTGAAACCTTTGTCCGCCGGGCAGGTCATCTTGTCCCGGGTGGTGAAAGTGGCCGGGTTGGGAGAGCCGGCGGCGGAAGCCAAAATTAAGGACCTGCTTCATTCCGCCAATCCCACCGTGGCACCCACGGTGAAGCGGGGGGAAGTGCACTTCCGCATTACCGCCAAGGCCCGGGGGATCGAGGAGGCTAAGCAGCTGATCCGGCCGGTGGAAGCGGCCATTTACGAGCGGCTGGGTGACTACATTTTCGGCAAAGACGAAGAAACCATTGAGGAAGCGGTCGCCAAGCTGTTGTGGGATCAGGGGCTGACCATTGCCGTGGCGGAATCCTGCAGCGGCGGCCTGCTGGCCCACCGGTTGACGAATGTCTCCGGCAGTTCAGCCTATTTCCAGCTGGGTACGGTGGTTTATCACAACCGGTGGAAAGAGGAACTGCTGGACGTGCCGGGGGATGTGCTGGCGGAGAAAGGCGCCGTCAGCCCGGAAACGGCGGAGGCCATGGCCAGGGGCATTAGGGCAATAGGGGGAACGGATATCGGCATCGGCATTACCGGCATTGCCGGCCCCCTGGGAGGTACGGAGGAAAAACCTGTCGGTTTGGTGTATTTAGGCCTGGATTTCCGGGGGCAGGTGAAAGTCTGGCGGGAAAACTGGGTAGGGAGCCGCTGGGACATCAAATGGATGACCAGCCAGTGGGCTTTAATGAAGCTCTATCAGGCCCTGCGGCAGGGAGGAATTCCTGAGTGA
- a CDS encoding ComF family protein — protein MDTYLLANVRQVLRHCIEGLTTLLYPPALSCPLCREALPREGFLCEKCRLLLELWRAEPHCRLCGRSVDKAGELCPDCRRQPPLFVAARAAAPYDGVFRQAVHRLKFRGEQFLAGPLGKLMAQVVAAEPLYREVQLIVPVPLHPRRLKERGFNQSALLAQELGRQLGLPCREALRKQKDTLDQVGLRRGERLANLAGAFSVSQPALIRGKYVLLVDDIFTTGSTAVHCTEALLRGGAVRVAVITWATGAN, from the coding sequence ATGGATACATATCTCTTGGCAAACGTCCGGCAAGTCTTGCGCCATTGTATTGAGGGCCTGACCACCCTCCTTTATCCCCCGGCGCTCAGCTGTCCCTTATGCCGGGAGGCACTGCCCCGGGAGGGGTTTTTGTGCGAAAAGTGCCGCCTTTTGCTGGAATTGTGGCGGGCGGAGCCTCACTGCCGCCTTTGCGGGCGTTCAGTGGATAAAGCCGGGGAGCTGTGCCCGGATTGCCGCCGGCAGCCCCCGCTTTTTGTGGCGGCCAGGGCGGCGGCACCTTACGACGGCGTTTTTCGCCAGGCCGTCCACCGGTTGAAATTCCGGGGCGAACAATTCCTGGCCGGGCCCCTGGGGAAGCTGATGGCCCAGGTGGTGGCGGCGGAACCTTTATACCGGGAGGTCCAACTGATCGTGCCGGTGCCCCTCCATCCCCGCCGCCTCAAAGAGAGAGGGTTTAATCAAAGTGCTTTGCTGGCCCAGGAGTTGGGCCGGCAGCTGGGCCTGCCTTGCCGGGAGGCGCTGCGGAAGCAAAAAGATACCTTGGACCAGGTGGGCTTAAGGCGAGGGGAGCGGCTGGCGAACCTGGCCGGGGCTTTTAGCGTGTCCCAGCCCGCCCTCATCCGGGGAAAATATGTTTTGCTGGTGGATGATATTTTTACCACCGGCAGTACCGCCGTTCATTGTACCGAAGCCCTGTTGAGGGGAGGCGCGGTACGGGTGGCGGTCATTACCTGGGCGACCGGCGCTAATTAG
- a CDS encoding basic amino acid ABC transporter substrate-binding protein → MRWGRNRLLVLLLVLGLTVALVGCGGGGTATPQGSGGDGAASQGGEKVYIVGTEPTFPPFEYIDENTGEIVGFDIDLIKAIADAAGIKVEVQSLGFDGLIPALQAGNIDIVIAGMTVNEERAQAVDFGPSYWEAYLQIAVTADNDEIKSVEDLKGKTVGVQIGTTGAFKAEELKEQGIVKEVKTYNTVDVIFLELMQGTIDAVINDLPVTEAYMARNPGKIKLTGEPFEGEEYAYAVAKGNAELLEKLNAGLEQVKADGTFDELVLKYFGGE, encoded by the coding sequence TTGCGTTGGGGGAGAAATAGATTACTGGTGCTGCTGTTGGTACTGGGGTTGACGGTTGCATTGGTAGGATGTGGAGGCGGCGGCACGGCAACGCCGCAGGGCAGCGGCGGCGACGGTGCGGCTTCGCAAGGCGGCGAAAAGGTATACATTGTAGGGACAGAACCTACTTTCCCTCCCTTTGAATACATCGATGAGAATACGGGAGAAATCGTAGGCTTCGATATCGACCTGATCAAGGCCATTGCGGACGCTGCCGGTATTAAAGTAGAGGTACAGTCCTTAGGGTTTGATGGCTTGATCCCGGCACTGCAGGCCGGTAACATCGATATCGTTATTGCCGGTATGACGGTGAACGAGGAACGGGCCCAGGCCGTGGATTTCGGTCCCAGTTACTGGGAAGCATACTTGCAAATCGCCGTAACCGCTGACAATGACGAGATCAAGTCAGTGGAAGACCTAAAAGGCAAGACGGTGGGGGTACAGATCGGCACCACCGGGGCCTTTAAAGCAGAAGAATTAAAAGAACAGGGCATTGTCAAGGAAGTCAAGACCTATAATACAGTTGACGTCATCTTCTTGGAATTGATGCAGGGTACCATTGATGCGGTGATCAATGACTTGCCGGTGACGGAAGCCTACATGGCCCGCAATCCCGGGAAAATTAAACTGACCGGCGAACCTTTCGAAGGTGAGGAGTACGCCTACGCGGTGGCCAAGGGGAATGCAGAACTGCTGGAGAAATTGAACGCCGGTTTGGAACAAGTCAAAGCCGACGGTACCTTTGATGAACTGGTATTGAAGTATTTCGGCGGTGAGTAA